One segment of Alistipes sp. ZOR0009 DNA contains the following:
- a CDS encoding SusC/RagA family TonB-linked outer membrane protein, translating to MDNRRLKFYKLLFIMALLVCSVPGMAQTLIKGTVKDSKDGSLLPGVNITIKDVSGVGTTSGSNGEFVLKTPKSSGTLKFSFIGYVSKEVAYSGTGNLVVTLDPESMEISEVVVTALGIKREKKSLGYALSEVKGEGLTQTRDPNVVNSLSGKVAGLQIKQNGTGPSGSSRIVIRGNNSIGNNNQPLIVVDGVPIDNSTGGTDDFWGNRNVDRGSGISDISPDDIESVSVLKGPAAAALYGSRAGNGVVMITTKKGAAKGYSLNYNTNLTFDSPMQTPSFQNVYGQGLSGKFDVAQAGSWGDKMTGQNVAALMGQKKYLPDGNDLYKEFLRTGTTWTNSVDFASTKENSTVRIGVTRLDNKGVIPNSSFDRTSVNIRATNKVNRLSSDVKLNYINQNTKNRIKLAGDPDNIFRNYLLMPRSVAMSDYRAFEKYGYGVSKDGAPATYIAEYAGMSRNPYWSAYRNTNEDVKDRVIGMASLQYDFTSWLNLKVRYGLDLQRTEYKDQLATGTPYWGTGGYTGDFRVINDMVREQNADFLFTAQGNLFSNLSGILSFGGNIMNSKTTYQLSQAQGLVIPNLYSINNGCIREGDYAFAEKQINSIYTTGSLAWDSYAYLDLTFRNDWSSTLPKKNRSYQYPSVGGSILVKELLEKFDISTGIVSFAKLRASWAEVGNDTEPFRLLDYYTPKYVDGVMTLTPANYKANPNLKPESVRSWEIGADVKMFHNRLGIDFSYYKKNAYDQILRIQRPASFGYDYELVNAGNVENSGIELMLTGVPVKTKNFEWTTTLNFSKNNNKIIELDKETKRQVISDPSVTFINIVAEVGGAYGDMYGISYKRNDKGQILVDDAGVPLAGDNKKLGNYQPKWMGGFQNSFKIYGFDLGVMVDMRYGGKVYMGSIREGANSGNLDMTLNGRDGFVVPNSVVASTGQPNSIKVTAQNYWRGLSPISEAWMYDATNVRLREVSLGYSIPQKFVSKVGLSGLKVSAVARNLFMLYSKTKGYDPEAAYSTGNAQGIEFGSMPTLRSIGFNVNVSF from the coding sequence TTATAGCGGAACTGGCAATTTGGTGGTTACGCTTGATCCCGAGAGTATGGAAATCTCCGAGGTGGTTGTGACAGCCCTCGGCATTAAAAGAGAGAAAAAATCATTGGGATATGCGTTGTCTGAGGTTAAAGGAGAAGGTTTAACGCAAACTCGTGACCCCAATGTGGTAAACTCTCTTTCAGGGAAGGTTGCTGGCTTGCAAATCAAGCAAAACGGAACAGGTCCTTCTGGTTCTTCAAGAATTGTAATTCGTGGTAACAACTCTATTGGAAACAATAACCAGCCATTGATTGTGGTTGACGGTGTTCCTATTGACAACTCTACTGGAGGTACTGATGATTTTTGGGGCAATCGTAATGTTGATAGAGGATCTGGTATCTCAGATATCTCTCCAGATGACATTGAATCTGTATCTGTGCTTAAAGGACCAGCTGCTGCGGCCCTTTACGGAAGCCGTGCTGGTAATGGTGTAGTCATGATCACCACTAAAAAAGGTGCTGCCAAAGGGTATTCTCTAAACTATAATACCAACCTGACTTTTGATAGTCCAATGCAAACGCCTTCTTTCCAAAATGTTTATGGGCAGGGTTTAAGTGGAAAGTTTGATGTTGCTCAAGCAGGTAGCTGGGGTGATAAAATGACTGGTCAAAACGTGGCAGCCTTGATGGGGCAAAAGAAGTACTTGCCAGATGGAAATGACTTATACAAGGAGTTCTTAAGAACTGGTACTACATGGACAAATAGCGTTGACTTTGCTTCAACAAAGGAGAACTCAACAGTGCGTATCGGTGTTACACGTCTAGATAACAAGGGCGTTATACCTAACAGTAGTTTTGATAGGACTTCAGTTAATATTCGTGCTACGAACAAGGTAAATAGGCTTAGTTCTGATGTTAAGTTGAATTACATTAATCAAAACACAAAGAATAGAATTAAGCTCGCGGGAGACCCTGACAATATCTTCCGTAACTATCTTTTAATGCCCAGAAGTGTTGCTATGAGTGACTATCGTGCGTTCGAAAAATATGGCTATGGTGTTTCTAAGGATGGAGCACCGGCTACATATATTGCAGAATATGCAGGTATGTCTCGTAACCCATATTGGTCTGCTTATAGGAACACCAACGAAGATGTAAAGGATAGAGTTATTGGAATGGCTTCTCTTCAGTATGATTTTACTTCTTGGTTAAACTTGAAGGTACGATATGGTTTAGACTTGCAAAGAACTGAGTATAAAGATCAATTAGCCACAGGGACTCCATACTGGGGAACAGGAGGGTACACTGGTGATTTCCGAGTGATTAATGATATGGTTCGTGAGCAGAATGCAGACTTCCTATTCACGGCACAAGGCAACCTCTTTTCTAACCTAAGCGGAATATTAAGTTTTGGTGGAAATATTATGAATAGCAAGACAACCTACCAGTTGTCACAAGCTCAGGGGCTGGTAATCCCTAATTTATATAGTATAAATAATGGTTGCATTCGTGAAGGAGATTACGCTTTTGCTGAAAAGCAAATAAATTCAATATATACTACAGGGTCGTTAGCATGGGATAGCTATGCATATCTTGATTTAACCTTCCGTAATGACTGGTCTTCAACTTTACCTAAGAAAAATAGGAGCTATCAATATCCTTCAGTAGGCGGTAGCATTCTTGTTAAGGAACTTTTAGAAAAGTTTGATATTAGCACGGGTATTGTTTCGTTTGCTAAGCTTAGAGCCTCTTGGGCAGAAGTTGGTAATGACACTGAACCATTCAGGCTCTTAGATTACTATACTCCAAAGTATGTAGATGGTGTGATGACATTGACTCCTGCTAACTATAAGGCAAATCCAAACTTAAAGCCAGAAAGTGTTCGTTCTTGGGAAATCGGGGCTGATGTCAAAATGTTTCACAATCGTTTAGGTATCGACTTCTCATACTACAAGAAAAATGCTTACGATCAGATTTTGAGAATTCAGAGACCTGCTTCTTTTGGCTATGATTATGAGTTGGTAAACGCGGGGAATGTTGAAAACAGCGGTATTGAGCTGATGCTAACAGGAGTTCCTGTAAAAACTAAGAACTTTGAATGGACAACCACTTTAAATTTCTCGAAGAATAACAATAAGATAATTGAATTGGACAAAGAAACCAAGCGTCAGGTTATCAGCGATCCTTCAGTGACCTTTATCAATATTGTAGCTGAAGTTGGTGGTGCATATGGAGATATGTACGGAATATCTTATAAAAGAAATGACAAGGGACAAATTCTTGTAGATGATGCGGGAGTTCCTTTGGCTGGTGATAATAAAAAATTAGGTAACTATCAGCCTAAATGGATGGGTGGTTTCCAGAACTCATTCAAAATATACGGATTTGATTTAGGCGTAATGGTTGACATGCGTTATGGTGGCAAAGTTTACATGGGATCGATAAGAGAAGGTGCAAATTCTGGTAACCTTGATATGACTTTAAATGGCCGCGATGGATTTGTGGTTCCTAATTCAGTTGTTGCATCAACCGGGCAACCTAACTCTATTAAAGTAACTGCTCAGAATTATTGGAGGGGGCTTTCTCCAATCTCTGAGGCATGGATGTACGATGCAACCAATGTTCGCCTTCGTGAGGTAAGTCTTGGCTATTCAATCCCTCAAAAATTTGTTTCAAAGGTTGGCTTGTCAGGATTAAAGGTAAGCGCTGTTGCTAGAAACCTTTTCATGCTTTACAGCAAGACTAAAGGTTATGACCCCGAGGCTGCATATTCTACTGGAAATGCTCAGGGTATTGAGTTTGGTAGCATGCCAACTTTACGCAGCATTGGTTTTAATGTAAATGTATCATTCTAA